In the genome of Roseiconus lacunae, the window TGGGGCGTACGGGAACCTAGTGACCACGCGGGAGTTCGAGGACTTTGAATTGTCGCTCGAATACAACGTTTCTGCCGGAGGCAATAGCGGCGTTTACTTGCGCGGCATGTACGAAGCCCAGGTGGTCGATCGAGACAGCAAGATGCAAGGAATCGCCGGGCCGGGGGCGATCTTCGGGCGCTTAGCACCTCGAGAAAATGCGGCACATCCGGGCGATCAATGGAACCACTATCGTTTGACCTTGGTGGACCGACACATCACCGTTGAACTTAACGGAAAGAAGGTCATCGACAATGAATTATTGGTCGGGTGTACCGGTGGTGGGATCGAATCTAACGACACGAAACCGGGGCCGATTTTTTTGCAGGGCGATCACACTGCGGTTCGCTATCGAAACATCGTTCTACGACCGGTGGTGAAGTCGACATCGAGACAGGCCACGCCAACAGTGGCAGTGCGATCGGCGACGAAGACGGCCGAGCAAAACGCCCGCCCGAATGTATTGATTATCTACGGTGATGACCAAGGTTCGGTCGATATGGGATGTTTTGGCGTCGAAGATTTGCAAACGCCCCACATGGATCGGCTTGCCAGAGAAGGCGTGCGGCTAACACAGATGTATGCCGCCGCACCGGTTTGTTCGGCCAGTCGAGTTGGATTGTTGACGGGACGTTACCCGGCGCGAGCCGGCCAGCCGGGCAATGGCGATCTGCGGACGGAAGAAACGACGATCGCCGAAACGTTTCGCGATGCCGGTTATGCGACCGGACATGTCGGAAAGTGGCACCTCGGACGCGAAGCGAAGTCGAATCCTGCGGGGCAAGGATTTCAGCGTTGGTTCGGTCATTTGGAAGGCTGCATCGACAACTACTCACACTTTTTCTACTGGTCGGGACCAAACCGTCATGACCTTTGGGACAACGGTCGTGAGATTCACCGCGCTGGAGAGTACTTTCCACGATTAATGGTGGACCGATGCAAAACATTTATCGATGAACAGTCCGATCAACCTTGGTTGCTGTATTGGGCTTTCAACGCGCCGCACTATCCTTACCAGGGGTCGGCCAAGTGGCTCGAAATCTATAAGGACCTGCCTTCGCCCCGCCGAGAGTATTGCGCGTTCACATCGACCATGGATGAATACATTGGCGAAGTTTTGGACCACTTGGATCGATCGGGTCTGGCCGAGAACACGATCGTGATCTATCAGCCCGATCATGGTCATAGTACCGAAACGCGAGCCTTTGGCGGTGGCGGCAACGCGGGGCCTTACCGCGGTGCAAAGTTTTCGTTGTTTGAGGGCGGCATTCGGGTCCCGTCTGTCGTTCGTTATCCCGGGCACATTCCGGCCGGTCAAACACGCGATCAGTTTGTGACGGCGTGCGATTGGTTTCCGACACTGTGTGAGTTGTGCGAGGTCACGCCTCCGAGTGTTCGACTGGATGGACGTTCGATCGGTGATGTACTTCGCTCGAATGCCGATGCGCCACGGCAGACATTTTA includes:
- a CDS encoding sulfatase-like hydrolase/transferase, with the protein product MMNRPMMRLPHLTLIVAVFGVFVGARSLPHANATDVSSLESAWAFQLPDGNPAWLKVATEKDQAKSPAVELLWSVGSARPASEVQVQGNQIRFKRRIRWKPGGEATTKLIDDPMVATLIDKNTLELEWTQSTVREGQTSQRTPSDNEQETIRMRGVRIPDPPSPPDLADVEFGDPIELFNGRNLDGWKLSRDNKINGWSVVDGELVNSTPKTDFGAYGAYGNLVTTREFEDFELSLEYNVSAGGNSGVYLRGMYEAQVVDRDSKMQGIAGPGAIFGRLAPRENAAHPGDQWNHYRLTLVDRHITVELNGKKVIDNELLVGCTGGGIESNDTKPGPIFLQGDHTAVRYRNIVLRPVVKSTSRQATPTVAVRSATKTAEQNARPNVLIIYGDDQGSVDMGCFGVEDLQTPHMDRLAREGVRLTQMYAAAPVCSASRVGLLTGRYPARAGQPGNGDLRTEETTIAETFRDAGYATGHVGKWHLGREAKSNPAGQGFQRWFGHLEGCIDNYSHFFYWSGPNRHDLWDNGREIHRAGEYFPRLMVDRCKTFIDEQSDQPWLLYWAFNAPHYPYQGSAKWLEIYKDLPSPRREYCAFTSTMDEYIGEVLDHLDRSGLAENTIVIYQPDHGHSTETRAFGGGGNAGPYRGAKFSLFEGGIRVPSVVRYPGHIPAGQTRDQFVTACDWFPTLCELCEVTPPSVRLDGRSIGDVLRSNADAPRQTFYWQMGRGSGARRSGAQWAMRDGDWKLIGNPRDTTLPQTQQVAGGKLKESLFLVNLQSDPGEQTNVVDRYPDIVKRLQAMKDDVLADFD